The Magnetovibrio sp. genome includes a window with the following:
- a CDS encoding glycosyltransferase family 4 protein — MSGERKPAPGTARPKLLFTVTEDWAFCSHRLPTALAARDAGYDVVVTARMRDHREQIEALGFRTVEWAIRRESQNPFFELSALLDLIRIYKAERPDVTYHVALKSIMYGAIAARLCGVGASVNLFSGLGVVFISNSLWFRFIRALATPLLRWAMRPSNVRLQVQNADDRAMLNGLGIGTAERTDLVPGSGLDLENFPETPETDTDTPMAMLVARMLWDKGIGELVEAARHLKARGIKLRIVLVGNPDPANPASIPEPQLKAWVDEGLIEWWGRRNDVAEILKQSHIAVLPSYREGMPRSLLEAAAIGRPLVAFDAVGCRDLVRDGKNGFLVPFQDSEALADALHKLTDDADLRRRLGHQARLDIERTYSADAIRSRICDILSSLRPG, encoded by the coding sequence ATGAGCGGTGAACGTAAACCCGCACCCGGCACGGCCCGGCCAAAGCTTCTGTTTACCGTGACGGAAGATTGGGCGTTTTGTTCCCACCGCCTACCCACCGCCCTCGCCGCCCGCGATGCGGGATACGACGTGGTGGTGACGGCGCGGATGCGCGATCACCGCGAACAAATCGAAGCCTTGGGCTTTCGCACCGTCGAATGGGCCATCCGCCGGGAAAGTCAAAATCCATTTTTCGAACTCTCGGCACTGCTCGACCTGATCCGCATCTACAAGGCCGAACGCCCCGACGTTACCTATCACGTCGCCCTGAAATCCATCATGTACGGCGCCATCGCCGCGCGGCTTTGCGGTGTGGGCGCCAGCGTGAACCTGTTTTCGGGCTTGGGGGTGGTGTTCATTTCAAACTCGCTTTGGTTCCGTTTCATCCGCGCCCTGGCAACCCCACTGTTGCGCTGGGCCATGAGACCGTCAAACGTGCGCCTGCAGGTGCAAAATGCTGACGACCGCGCCATGCTCAATGGATTGGGCATCGGCACCGCCGAACGCACCGACCTGGTGCCCGGGTCGGGCCTGGATTTGGAAAACTTCCCCGAAACGCCTGAAACCGACACGGACACCCCCATGGCCATGCTGGTCGCGCGCATGCTGTGGGACAAAGGCATCGGCGAACTGGTCGAAGCCGCCCGGCACCTCAAAGCGCGCGGCATCAAGCTGCGCATCGTTTTGGTCGGCAATCCCGACCCCGCCAACCCCGCATCCATTCCCGAGCCGCAATTGAAGGCCTGGGTGGACGAGGGACTGATCGAATGGTGGGGGCGACGAAACGACGTCGCCGAGATACTCAAACAAAGCCATATCGCGGTATTGCCATCGTATCGCGAGGGCATGCCGCGCAGCCTGTTGGAAGCCGCCGCCATCGGCCGGCCATTGGTGGCGTTTGACGCGGTGGGCTGTCGCGACTTGGTGCGCGATGGCAAAAATGGTTTTTTGGTTCCGTTTCAAGACAGTGAAGCCCTTGCCGATGCCTTGCACAAGTTGACCGACGACGCGGATTTGCGCCGCCGTTTGGGTCATCAGGCGCGCCTGGATATCGAACGCACATACAGCGCCGACGCCATTCGCAGCCGAATTTGCGACATTCTGTCTTCTCTGCGTCCCGGCTGA
- a CDS encoding NAD-dependent epimerase, whose translation MKVLITGSAGFIGNRVSQRLLARGDEVVGIDNLSPYYDVELKKARLAQVIDHPNYTEARFDMADRAAVAKLFEEQRPDRVINLAAQAGVRHSLIAPHDYVDTNLVGFVNILEGCRAVEVEHLVYASSSSVYGTNAQMPFTVHDKVDHPISLYAASKRANELMAHTYSHLFGFPSTGLRFFTVYGPWGRPDMALFLFTKAILAGEPIDVFNNGQMKRSFTYIDDIVEGVIRVLDTPPTGTTAIGDEEDPSNSKTAPFRVFNIGSDEAVSLMRYIEVLEDNLGIKAVKNMLPMQPGDVAATWADVNDLKTTVGYEPTTTVEEGVKKFVEWYKDYYGV comes from the coding sequence CATCACCGGCAGCGCCGGCTTTATCGGCAACCGTGTTTCCCAACGTCTGCTCGCGCGCGGCGATGAGGTGGTCGGCATCGACAATCTCTCGCCCTACTATGACGTCGAGCTGAAAAAAGCCCGTCTGGCGCAGGTGATCGACCACCCGAATTATACCGAAGCGCGCTTTGACATGGCTGACCGCGCCGCCGTGGCGAAACTGTTCGAAGAACAGCGTCCTGATCGGGTCATCAACTTGGCCGCCCAGGCGGGCGTGCGCCATTCGCTGATCGCCCCCCACGATTATGTCGACACCAATCTGGTTGGGTTTGTGAACATTCTTGAAGGCTGCCGCGCAGTCGAAGTCGAGCATTTGGTCTACGCATCGTCCAGCTCGGTCTACGGCACCAATGCCCAAATGCCGTTTACCGTGCATGACAAAGTCGACCACCCCATCAGTTTGTACGCTGCATCCAAGCGCGCCAACGAACTGATGGCGCACACCTATTCGCATCTGTTCGGGTTCCCGTCCACGGGGCTGCGCTTTTTCACCGTCTACGGCCCGTGGGGCCGCCCGGACATGGCGTTGTTCCTGTTCACCAAGGCGATCTTGGCCGGCGAACCGATCGACGTGTTCAACAACGGTCAGATGAAGCGTTCCTTCACCTACATCGACGACATCGTCGAAGGGGTCATCCGGGTGCTCGACACGCCGCCAACCGGGACCACCGCGATTGGCGACGAGGAAGATCCTTCCAATAGCAAAACCGCGCCGTTTCGCGTGTTCAACATCGGTTCCGACGAGGCGGTCAGCCTGATGCGCTACATCGAGGTGTTGGAAGACAACCTCGGTATCAAGGCCGTCAAGAACATGCTGCCGATGCAACCCGGCGATGTCGCCGCAACGTGGGCCGATGTCAACGATCTCAAAACAACGGTGGGATACGAGCCCACCACCACGGTCGAAGAAGGCGTCAAAAAATTCGTCGAGTGGTATAAAGATTACTACGGCGTCTAA